The Spinacia oleracea cultivar Varoflay chromosome 2, BTI_SOV_V1, whole genome shotgun sequence DNA segment TGAAAGATGTGGAGGGTATTGTTGTAAATTCCaaaggggacacgaaaagtgtaattactgaaataacctcagctgttcctttatataatagagataaattatatatatactacATATAAATCAAAGATAATGCActttataatttatttaatttgtttctcTCTCAACACACCTTACAATCTTACATACACAGTGAATATTATCACCACATGCAATTAAGCTCTAGCTATTAATCGAGGCGATTCACACTTTATTTTTAAACAACAagcttaattaattaaaatatatagatATACGTTCCAAGACCTCCGGCCGCCTTAGACGGTGTACTTCAGTAAGGTTTCTGTCCAACATAGTTACCAGGAGGATCATAGTTACAAGTAACAAAGAACCAACCATTGTTACACTGAACCCTAGCACAACCAACACGAACTGAGTTACGCCAAACCACTTGAGTATAATGCCCACACACCTTATTAGGGGCACAAGTATTGGAATTATAGTTATAATCCGCCTTTTCATTAACCCACATTTGTACCGCCGCCGTACCGGTCATAAATGCACCACTACCGGCGGCCAAGTTCTCGCCGTACTTGCCACCACCACCGGAGTGTCGCATAGCACAATCACCCTTCCTTTGGTTGGCATATTGTTGGGCGAAGGCGGCTACTTGGTTGTCCCATTGTATGTTTCCAACGCCCACCGCCGCCCTGGCAGCGTTGTGGGCGTTAACATAATCTTGTGGGGAATTTTGTGCATGGCACATTTGGGTAAGGGTTAGGGCTAGGGTTATGAAAATGAAACATGAAAATAATGCAAAGTTTTTGGACAACATTTTTTCTTAATGAAATTGTTACTTATCTAATCAAGAATGGATAAGTTTTAATGAAGAATAATGCATGGGTTATGGTTTTTTTTATAGGGGGGAAGGGTGCTTGAATTTTCTTTGCAATGCAAATTGGGAAGGTGGCATTTAATTAGTAGAGGTTGAATATTCAAAGTTTTAGATTGTCATAGCTAGATCATGAAATTATGAATAGAATTCTTAGCACTCGAATAATATAGTAATACCTTCGTTTCAGAAacttctttacagttactatttatacggactccaatgcaatattaaactactaatatatccgatttggtatgtgaaaaaattataaaaagatgatattctgaaaatacacacCGAGaccaatttaacaagatcttacatgtaacgttttgatgtatataatagtgagaatttacggtcaatgttttcatattttgggcacatattccaaagcgtaaagaactttcagaaacggaggaagtacatctTATCCATGGTCTCTCGCCATTTAGTACGTTTTGCTCGGAGCCAATCATCCTTAATTTAATTACAGCTTTGTAGGGGCGAAACCAGAAATTAGATTCATACTATGACCTATAATAACTTCTACTCCGTACTTTCAAGGTGAGATTACCATTTATTAAACATGTGTTTTATAATGCATACTAGGTTAGGTCCTATGAATGCACGaatattataaaatatattatttgacTATTTtttataatactccctccgttctcgAATATTAGTTCCTTTTGGAGTCTTGgcactattcacaattgaagagaatcttctaatttctttccaatacgtactttaaaacatattcatgtgagatcttattttgtttgttttaatgtgtagtttaacaatatcaaatttaatatttttttaacataCGTATTTGGAAATATTTGCGTTTAAACGTTGAGTTGAAAcaagttgaaaagtcaaaacatgactaatatttaagaacggatGGAGTATATTTGATTGAAATATTTTTCTCCCTAAAGTTACAACACAATTAATAAATCTGTAAGATACTCATTTATAATCATCCAATACGAACGATTTGACTAACatattacaaaaaaaatggtATCATTTTTAGCAAGTTATTATTATGTGTCATATATTATTTCcttaatatataattttttttttttcatacataaatgataaattaaaaAGGATAGAATATAAATAAGAGATTTTTTGGGACAAAATTTTAATAGAATGTACTCCCtgtgttccataatgttcctcatgtttactattcatatggtcaaagtttgaCCGCAATTAGTAGCATAATTAAGAGAAAAATATTAACTTGTGGTATCtcattggattcgtttcaatataaattttctaaatataaattttttataatttttactaatgcgaaattaaaactattaatggtcaaagtagtgcattgaaGACCGCacataatggaaaagtgaggaacattataGAACGGAGTGAGTAATAGATGGATaactaatttttaaacatacTCCTCCGTacttatttaagagatacacttgaccggacacgagtattaagaagaagaattgaatgaaataaagtaataaaacaaatagagttgggtagatattttaataagtaaaacaagtggggaccaggTCATGACCTCTGCCAACACCCTAATTCTGCCCCTGCAACCTTGTTTGAAATTATTGCCTATCAAATGGATCGTAAGAGTTGTCTGTTACAAACGTGCAAGTAACGTGTGTGTTTTTACGACAACGTACGTAGAACTAACATGTAGATGAACAACTTGTGATCACTTGTGTAAGAGTTTTCAAGAATTTATTATTAGTGTACGTACGTACAGTTAATAGAAGCTTAATTTGTCCTGCAAAATGAAATTAGTAACGGTAATGAAAAGGATGTGGCTACTAATATAATAAGTTATACAAATCACGTCATTTTGCTGATGCTATTCATCAAGGACGTGCATAGCCTTCTCTTGACTAATTAACACATGAGGAATTAAGTGGCAGAAAATCGGAACTGCGTCGTATAAGATCCTCTTTTTTCAATTAAGTACGTACTCCCTTTGTCCGTAATTAAGAAATTAGCATAATCTAGAGATAATTAAATGTCAAAAAAGAAACTAATACATTTGACATTTTGATTCATGTTGATACTCGCGACTCGAGAGTAGAGATGGCCAGTTGGTCAGGTTTGATCCAACTCATAATGAGTTACGTGGATCAGACCCACTTATGACCCATAACACAATCCTCCCAATTCCCAAATCGGATAATTTTTAATGTGTCGTGGCCTCGTGGGAGGCTCTTGAAATTTTGATATTTGGAATATTCAGAGACTAAACAAGTCAATTAGCTAGGCTGCTAGCACGCATATATCTTGAAATTATATGCAAACTTCCAAGACTTCCATGCAACTTGTAGTGAACGATGAtacttcaaagttcaaaccatTTAGTCTAGAAAATAACTTGTGGCCAAGTTTTGTGTAAATAATATTCTTGGATACAACGAGAAAAAAATAGACTCGTTTGAAATTCGATCAATTCAATTCCAAACatatatattcaagataaaGACCTACTCTAACAAAGAAAATTGATCATTGATACACAATATTCAGTGAATAAGGCTGTGTTTCATGTTAGAAATAATTTATGGGATGAAGATGCCACTATTTCTTGCTATGGGTTACCGGCTAAGATATTTTCAAGATTTCCCTAAACTGAGATTGTTTGTAGCAAAACAATAATCTCCATATGAACGTGAAAGCAGTTTTTGAGATAGAGAGAGAAGAAGATAGAGATTAATGAGAACAATTAGTAATATAAAGCGACCGAAACTGACTTGGAACAACGTAACTATTCAAAATAAAGAGATAAGATCAAGAGGAAGTTAATTAACCTCTAATAACAtgattaaccaaaaaaaaatgtaattaaatattaatagaATAATAGCCCACCACAAGCACTCCCACACCTAAAGCCCACACTAGCCCAACTAGTAGGTCCACTTCTATACAAACATAAAACGTGGTCTACTAATTTAAACTCCTTCCATCTCTATTCTATCAATGTGGGATAATTCTCAACAACAAAAACTCACCATTTTTAAAGACCACTCTAACATATATTTCATTCACTTGATTTTCACCCCCCTAAACTTATTA contains these protein-coding regions:
- the LOC110803133 gene encoding pathogenesis-related protein PR-1 type-like — protein: MLSKNFALFSCFIFITLALTLTQMCHAQNSPQDYVNAHNAARAAVGVGNIQWDNQVAAFAQQYANQRKGDCAMRHSGGGGKYGENLAAGSGAFMTGTAAVQMWVNEKADYNYNSNTCAPNKVCGHYTQVVWRNSVRVGCARVQCNNGWFFVTCNYDPPGNYVGQKPY